Proteins encoded in a region of the Rutidosis leptorrhynchoides isolate AG116_Rl617_1_P2 chromosome 9, CSIRO_AGI_Rlap_v1, whole genome shotgun sequence genome:
- the LOC139867965 gene encoding uncharacterized protein produces the protein MALNRRPVFPSVEVFIWRARLGRIPVRFELDKRGIDLNSVRCPICDGDIETVEHILFSCQVAKDIWAKVLKWWGYNSAIFGFEDIFNGTFGGVAQDHKKNQWQAVCWVVCYILWKNRNAKVFKNKLETVPSLFSEVQVLSYD, from the exons ATGGCGCTTAACAGACGGCccgttttcccctct GTGGAGGTGTTTATTTGGCGGGCGAGATTAGGACGTATACCGGTAAGATTCGAGTTAGATAAACGGGGCATCGACTTGAATAGTGTGAGATGCCCGATTTGTGATGGTGACATTGAGACGGTGGAGCATATACTTTTTTCCTGTCAAGTGGCAAAAGACATTTGGGCTAAAGTTCTTAAATGGTGGGGGTATAATTCGGCTATATTCGGGTTTGAGGATATTTTTAATGGTACTTTCGGTGGTGTAGCACAGGATCATAAAAAGAATCAATGGCAAGCGGTTTGTTGGGTGGTTTGTTACATTTTATGGAAGAATAGAAATGCAAAGGTGTTCAAGAATAAGCTCGAGACGGTCCCATCTTTATTTAGCGAGGTTCAAGTTCTTTCATATGATTGA
- the LOC139867966 gene encoding auxin-responsive protein SAUR71-like: MEKIEGNCTKGKKNFLVKTWNRCQSFPGIRSNKSCHDQEKTKKKIVAPEGYFPVYVGHERQRFNVKTKYANHPLFMMLLEDAKTEHGYNSSGPISLPCYVDLFYKVLAEMEANEVQPLGWGFAYGSCSPFNPSRRLGSYGAHHMGKGYGSYEPLTPSRLIKMN; this comes from the coding sequence ATGGAAAAAATAGAAGGAAATTGTACTAAAGGAAAGAAAAACTTTCTTGTGAAGACATGGAACCGGTGCCAATCCTTCCCCGGAATTCGTAGTAACAAATCATGTCATGATCAAGAGAAAACGAAGAAGAAAATAGTTGCGCCCGAAGGGTATTTTCCGGTATATGTGGGACATGAGAGACAAAGGTTTAATGTCAAGACAAAGTATGCAAATCACCCTTTGTTCATGATGCTTCTAGAAGATGCAAAAACCGAACACGGATACAACTCAAGTGGACCAATATCGCTTCCGTGTTATGTTGACTTGTTTTATAAAGTGTTGGCGGAGATGGAGGCTAATGAGGTGCAACCACTAGGGTGGGGTTTTGCATATGGTTCATGTAGTCCGTTTAACCCTAGCCGTCGTTTAGGTAGTTATGGTGCACATCATATGGGAAAAGGTTATGGTTCTTATGAACCTTTAACTCCATCAAGATTGATAAAGATGAATTAG